GATGGCAAAGGTTTTTTTCAGAATTTTCATGCGCTTAGGCGGTTATGCCGTTCCAGCCCTCTGCGGCGCCATGCACACCACGGCGATTCTGCCATTCTCGGGCACACACGGCGCTTGTCTATAGTAGCTGCTGCGCCCTGCCGAAGGCTGCCTGCGGGTGGGCATGCGGGAAAAGTCTGACTGGGTAGTCAGTCACGGCGCTTTACCAGGGCGGGCGCGGTGGGTAACGTCTGCCGTCTGTCCTTCTATTACAAGCATTACAAGGAATCGCGTCATGAGTGAGTTGATTGCCTACCACCTCGAAGACGGTATCGCGACCCTGACCCTGAGCAACGGCAAGGTGAATGCCATTTCGCCGGCAGTGGTCAGTGCGTTTAATGAAGCGCTGGACCAGGCCGAGAAGGATCGGGCGGTGGTGATCATCACGGGCACGCCAGGGATTTTGTCCGGTGGCTATGATTTGAAGGTGATGACCGCTGGCCCTAAAGAAGCAGTGAGCCTGGTGACGTCGGGCTCGACCCTCGCCCGCCGCCTGTTGTCGCACCCGTTCCCGGTGATCGTCGCTTGCCCGGGGCACGCAGTCGCCAAGGGTGCGTTCCTGTTGTTGTCGGCGGATTACCGGATTGGGGTCGACGGGCCGTTCAGCATTGGCCTGAATGAAGTGATGATCGGCATGACCATGCACCACGCCGGGATCGAGCTGGCGCGCGATCGCCTGCGCAAGTCGGCATTTCACCGGTCGGTGATCAATGCCGAGATGTTTAACCCGCAGGACGCATTGGGCGCCGGGTTCCTGGATAAGGTGGTCGCGCCGGAGGAGTTGCAGGCTGCCGCGCTGGAGGCGGCTCGCCAGTTGAAGAAGATCAATATGAACGCCCACAAGCACACCAAGCTGAAGGTGCGTAAGGCGCTGCTGGAAGCGCTGGATGACGCGATCATTCAGGACCAGGGGCATATGGGTTAATCAAACCCGCACCTGCTGAATCGAAGCCCGACCTTGAGTCGGGCTTTTTCTTACAAAGAATTCCAGATTGCCTACAACCGCTCTAAACAGTATCTGTCACCGCATGTTGAAACATGCGCTTAAACATCGCCTATCTCCCGACTCTATAGGGGCAATTGCCGAATACAGTGCACATCCGTACACTGCGCCACCTTTTGTCCCGATGGGCTGTGTCGATGCTTTTTTTGTTACGCATGTTGTTGATGGGCCTGCATTTTATGATCGCCGGCGTGCTGGGCGTGCTGCTGGGGGTCTGCCGGCCGTTTAACCCGGACAACAGCCGTTACTGCGCGCGCCTGTATGCCGTGCCGGCGATGTGGCTGCTGCGCCTGCGGGTAAGGGCTGAGGTTGACTCGCTGCGCAACAAGCCCAGCAGTTGCGTGATCATTGCCAACCATCAGTCCAACTATGACCTGTTTGTGTTCGGCACCGTGGTGCCGTACCGCACGGTGTGTATCGGCAAGAAGAGCCTGAAATGGGTGCCGTTGTTCGGCCAGTTGTTCTGGCTGGCGGGCAATGTGTTGATTGACCGGGGCAACGCACATAAGGCGCGGCGCTCGATGCTCACCACCACACACACCTTGCAGCATAAGGACACGTCGATCTGGGTGTTTGCGGAAGGCACGCGTAACTTCGGCGAAACGTTGCTGCCGTTCAAGAAAGGCGCGTTCCAGATGGCGATCGCCGCGGGCGTGCCGATTGTGCAGGTGTGTGTCAGCACGTATGTGAAGCACATGAAGCTCAACAGCTGGAACAGTGGCGACATTCTGATTCGCTCGTTGCCGCCGATTCCTACGAAGGGGCTGACGATGGATGACATGCCGCTGTTAATGCAGACCTGCCGCGAGCAAATGAAAGATTGTATTGAAGCAATGGACCGAGAGTTGGAAATCGCCCCCTGTAAAAGCGAGCTTGCTCGCGAAGGACGTTAACGATTACGCGTTCATTCTGGATTAACCCGCCGCTCTCAGGTTTTTCGCGAGCAAGCTCGCTCCTACAGAGGGCGCGTTCAGGCTAAGCTGCACAACAACTGTCATCCAATAAAGAAGCGATCAGCACTATGGGTAGAGTTGTTGCGGCCGCCGTCTATAGCGCCGGTAAGAAAGTCACCGATATCACCCTCGACGAAGGCGCCGCCTGGGCCGCCAAGCCCGACCACTTTGTGTGGATCGGCCTGGAGGAGCCCAGCGCCCTGGAACTGGCCAACCTGCAACGCCAGTTCAACCTGCACGAGCTGGCCATCGAAGACGCCCTGGAAAAACACAGCCGCCCCAAGCTTGAAACCTTCGGCGACGCGCTGTTTATCGTGACCTACTCACCCGTGCGCGATAACGGCAAGCTGGAGTTTATCGAGACCCATATCTTTGCCGGCAACGGCTACATCATCACTGCCCGCAATGGCCACTCGGCGTCCTACGGCTACGTGCGCCAGCGCTGTGAGGCGCGGCCGCTGTTGCTGGAGCATGGGGAAGATTTCGTACTCTATGCCCTGCTGGATTTCGTAACCGAGAACTACCAGCCGGTGAGCGAGGCCATTCATGCCGAGGTCGATGAGCTGGAGCGCAACGTGTTGTGCAACTCCCTGAGTGAAGCGGATATCCAGAAGCTCCACGGCCTGCGCCGCGATGTGCTGCGGCTCAAGCGCTACGTGGCGCCGATGGTGGAGATCAGTCAGGAGTTGCAGAAACTGAGCTTCCCGTTTATCGACAAGAACATGCGCCCGTATTTTCGCGATGTGCAGATTCACGTCACCCGGCAGATGGAAGACCTGACGACCCTGCGGGATATCGCCAGCCAGACCATCGAGATTGGGGTGTTGCTGGAAGCCTCGCGCCAAAGCGTGGTGCAGCGCAAGTTCGCCGCCTGGGCAGCAATTCTGGCGTTCCCGACGGCGGTGGCCGGGATCTACGGGATGAACTTCCAGAACATGCCAGAGCTGCAGTGGCACTACGGCTATTTTGCGGTGCTGGGGTTTATTGCGGTGGGGTGTACGGGGTTGTGGGCCAGCTTCAAGCGCTCAGGCTGGCTGTAACAAACCCACCTCAATTTGCTGGAGATCAAACGTGTGGGAGCTGGCTTGCCTGCGATGCAGGCACCTCGGTTTGTCAGTTACACCAAGGTGATGCTATCGCAGGCAAGCCAGCTCCCACATTAATCTGCTTTGCCTTGAAGACCGTGCTTCTTGCCCTGGACGCTTTCAGGCAGCTCCTGCTTTTGGTTTGTGCGCCACAAACCGCATCATCCATTCCGCCACGGTGACGCCGTGGTGGTCTCGTTCCAGGCTGGCCACCCCGTTGGTGTAGACCTTCTCACCCAGCGTTGTCTGAAGAATCTCGAGCAGTTCGCGGGAATAGTCGTGGATAAATTCCGGGTGGCCCTGGAAGCACAGCACCTGGTCTTCGATGTGGTACGCCGCAAACGGGCAAAATTCGCTGGAGGCGATCACGGTGGCGTTTTCCGGCAATGTAGTGACCTGATCCTGATGGCTGATCAACAGCGTCAGCTCTTCCACCACCGGGCTCATCCACGGTGCCTTGGCGTTCAGTTTGTAGTCGTGGATGCCCATGCCCCAACCTTTGGTCGCCCGCTCGGTCTTGCCGCCCAACAGCAGCGCTAACAACTGGTGGCCGAAGCAGATGCCGATCAGTTTGTCACCGCGTGCATGGCGGTCCAGCAGGTAGGTCTTGAGGGTCTGGATCCAGGGATCGGTGCCGAAGGAGTCGGCCTTGCTGCCCGTCACCAGGTAGGCGTCGAACACTTCGCCATCCGCCGGGTATTCACCCTGCACCACGTTATAGGTGACAAACTCGGCGGCAATTGGCTGTTTGGAGAACAGGCGCTTGAACATCTGCCCGTAACCTTGGTACTGATCGATCAGTCCAGGACGCAGGATATCGGTTTCCAGGATGCACACGCGTAACGACATAAAAAATACCTGACACGGCGATGGGAATAATGAACACCCCCAGAGCCTGCCTTGAAATACCCTTCCAAGGCAAGCCCCACATTTGGTCACCGAAACACTTCACCCTGTGTGGCTTTCTCCAACAGCAGCGCCGGTGGTGTGAAGCGCTCACCGTATTGCTCGGCCAGGTAGCGGGCGCGGGCGATAAAGTCGTTCAGGCCGTACTGGTTGATGAATTGCAGCGCCCCGCCACTCCAGGCGGCAAAGCCGATACCGA
This genomic window from Pseudomonas sp. Bout1 contains:
- a CDS encoding crotonase/enoyl-CoA hydratase family protein, translated to MSELIAYHLEDGIATLTLSNGKVNAISPAVVSAFNEALDQAEKDRAVVIITGTPGILSGGYDLKVMTAGPKEAVSLVTSGSTLARRLLSHPFPVIVACPGHAVAKGAFLLLSADYRIGVDGPFSIGLNEVMIGMTMHHAGIELARDRLRKSAFHRSVINAEMFNPQDALGAGFLDKVVAPEELQAAALEAARQLKKINMNAHKHTKLKVRKALLEALDDAIIQDQGHMG
- a CDS encoding 1-acylglycerol-3-phosphate O-acyltransferase; translation: MLFLLRMLLMGLHFMIAGVLGVLLGVCRPFNPDNSRYCARLYAVPAMWLLRLRVRAEVDSLRNKPSSCVIIANHQSNYDLFVFGTVVPYRTVCIGKKSLKWVPLFGQLFWLAGNVLIDRGNAHKARRSMLTTTHTLQHKDTSIWVFAEGTRNFGETLLPFKKGAFQMAIAAGVPIVQVCVSTYVKHMKLNSWNSGDILIRSLPPIPTKGLTMDDMPLLMQTCREQMKDCIEAMDRELEIAPCKSELAREGR
- a CDS encoding magnesium and cobalt transport protein CorA, with protein sequence MGRVVAAAVYSAGKKVTDITLDEGAAWAAKPDHFVWIGLEEPSALELANLQRQFNLHELAIEDALEKHSRPKLETFGDALFIVTYSPVRDNGKLEFIETHIFAGNGYIITARNGHSASYGYVRQRCEARPLLLEHGEDFVLYALLDFVTENYQPVSEAIHAEVDELERNVLCNSLSEADIQKLHGLRRDVLRLKRYVAPMVEISQELQKLSFPFIDKNMRPYFRDVQIHVTRQMEDLTTLRDIASQTIEIGVLLEASRQSVVQRKFAAWAAILAFPTAVAGIYGMNFQNMPELQWHYGYFAVLGFIAVGCTGLWASFKRSGWL
- a CDS encoding amidotransferase codes for the protein MSLRVCILETDILRPGLIDQYQGYGQMFKRLFSKQPIAAEFVTYNVVQGEYPADGEVFDAYLVTGSKADSFGTDPWIQTLKTYLLDRHARGDKLIGICFGHQLLALLLGGKTERATKGWGMGIHDYKLNAKAPWMSPVVEELTLLISHQDQVTTLPENATVIASSEFCPFAAYHIEDQVLCFQGHPEFIHDYSRELLEILQTTLGEKVYTNGVASLERDHHGVTVAEWMMRFVAHKPKAGAA